Proteins encoded by one window of Bubalus bubalis isolate 160015118507 breed Murrah chromosome 4, NDDB_SH_1, whole genome shotgun sequence:
- the BIK gene encoding bcl-2-interacting killer, which translates to MYQARPLSRNLFLYTFLQNHGPGFLDDQDSGLPGVTSILEFHPISPYSDSPHYLAMQLASIADEMELRLLLPQFVEPFWMTMYSLFFPYSHVGLRDVLRSFMAAFTNLRENRRLWSFLTLRDRVSPSLWPELALSLLVVAMLSWGCRLH; encoded by the exons ATGTATCAAGCAAGACCCCTCTCTAGGAACCTCTTTTTGTACACCTTCCTCCAAAACCATGGCCCAGGCTTCCTGGACGACCAAGACTCAGGGCTTCCCGGTGTGACCAGTATCTTGGAGTTCCACCCCATCTCCCCCTACAG TGACAGTCCACACTACCTGGCCATGCAGCTGGCCTCTATTGCCGATGAAATGGAGCTGAGGTTGCTGCTTCCCCAGTTCGTTGAGCCCTTCTGGATGACCATGTACAG CTTGTTTTTCCCCTACAGCCATGTAGGGCTCAGGGATGTTCTGAGAAGCTTTATGGCTGCTTTCACCAACCTTAGGGAGAACCGAAGGCTCTGGAGCTTCCTGACTCTCAGGGACCGG GTGTCGCCCAGCCTGTGGCCCGAGCTGGCGCTGTCCCTGCTGGTGGTGGCGATGCTCAGCTGGGGATGCCGCCTCCACTGA
- the MCAT gene encoding malonyl-CoA-acyl carrier protein transacylase, mitochondrial yields the protein MSVRVARAARAWARSASGRRGSSNCPRPPPAAVDVAALLRDATAADGGSQDAEAAAGRREPGQCSVLLFPGQGSQVVGMGRGLLRYPRVRELYDAARRVLGYDLLELSLRGPQEALDRTVHCQPAVFVASLAAVEKLHHLQPAVIENCVAAAGFSVGEFAALVFAGAMEFSEGLYAVKIRAEAMQEASEAVPSGMLSVLGQRQSKFAIACLEAQEHCKTQGIENPVCEVSNYLFPDCRVISGHLEALQFLQKNSSKYHFRRTRMLPVSGGFHTRLMEPAVEPLVQVLKAIDVKKPLVSVHSNVDGNRYMHPKHIQKLLAQQVVSPVKWEQTMHAIYERRKGTAFPQTFEVGPGKQLGAILRSCNLQAWRSYSHVEVLEAGEDPEEPL from the exons ATGAGTGTCCGGGTCGCGCGGGCAGCCCGGGCCTGGGCCAGAAGCGCGAGCGGCCGCCGCGGCTCCTCGAACTGCCCGCGGCCTCCGCCGGCTGCTGTGGACGTGGCGGCGCTGCTGCGAGATGCGACCGCGGCGGACGGAGGGTCCCAGGAcgcggaggcggcggcgggaCGGCGGGAGCCGGGCCAGTGCTCGGTGCTGCTCTTCCCCGGCCAGGGCAGCCAGGTGGTGGGCATGGGCCGCGGGCTGCTCCGCTACCCGCGCGTTCGCGAGCTTTACGACGCCGCCCGCCGTGTGCTCGGCTACGACCTGCTGGAGCTGAGCTTGCGCGGGCCGCAGGAGGCCCTGGACCGCACCGTGCACTGCCAGCCCGCCGTCTTCGTGGCTTCGCTGGCCGCCGTGGAGAAACTACATCACCTGCAGCCCGCG GTTATTGAGaactgtgttgctgctgctggatTCAGTGTGGGAGAATTTGCAGCCCTAGTGTTTGCTGGggccatggaattttctgaaG GTCTGTACGCAGTGAAAATTCGAGCTGAGGCCATGCAGGAAGCCTCGGAAGCCGTGCCCAGTGGCATGTTGTCCGTCCTCGGCCAGCGTCAGTCCAAGTTCGCCATCGCCTGTCTGGAAGCCCAGGAACACTGCAAGACTCAGGGCATAGAGAACCCCGTGTGCGAGGTGTCCAACTACCTCTTTCCTGACTGCAGGGTGATCTCGGGACACCTGGAG GCTCTGCAGTTTCTCCAGAAGAATTCCTCTAAGTATCACTTCAGACGCACCAGGATGTTGCCGGTTAGCGGTGGGTTCCACACCCGCCTCATGGAGCCGGCCGTGGAGCCCCTGGTGCAAGTGTTAAAGGCAATTGATGTCAAGAAGCCCCTGGTGTCCGTGCACTCGAACGTCGATGGGAacagatacatgcatcccaaacACATCCAGAAGCTGCTGGCGCAGCAGGTGGTCTCGCCGGTGAAGTGGGAGCAGACGATGCACGCCATATACGAGAGGAGGAAGGGCACCGCGTTCCCCCAGACGTTCGAGGTGGGGCCTGGGAAGCAGCTGGGCGCCATCCTGAGGAGCTGTAACCTGCAGGCCTGGAGGTCCTACAGCCACGTGGAGGTGCTGGAGGCCGGCGAGGACCCAGAGGAGCCGCTGTAG